DNA from Prevotella melaninogenica:
CAAGTCGTATTCACAGAATCTTTCCTTTCAAGTTGTTCCCGTTCATTTAGGCCATATCTTGAAAGTTTACCACGATAAAGGCCTTGAATAGTATGGCTTGCAGCCCTCAATTCTTCTACTGATGGCAATTTAGCCTTGCTCTCATAATCGTCGTTAAGACAAGAGGCTAATGAGAATGTTGCAAAGAATGCAATTACTAAAAAAAATAAGTTCTTTCTTTTCATTATAGTGCGTTTTGGTTATTATATTTAAGTTTATTGGTCACAAATTTACACATTATCAACTTATTTCCAACACAATTACTGTTAAAAGAGTAATAAGAAAGTTGCATGATTCGTTTATGTTATTTATTTTAAAGAATTTACCCCTGTTTGTAGACAAAATAAAGTGCTTTTGATAACATATAATACGCTATATAACTAAAAGAGAAGTTAGGGGAGATAGAAAGCATGCTCAGCTATCAACACTTTACTTTCACGATAATAAACATTTTTCTTCATGAAAAGAAATATTTTCTTTCGTGAAAATAATTATTTATTTTCATGAAAATAATTCACCAACGTTGGAAATGAAGGAATGCTAAAAGCCTTTAGAAGGTATCAATATAGATAGAACTATAACTCAAACTCAGGCTTTTACTACCTTAGTTTTCCTTCCAGAAAGCTGGGGAAAAGAGTACTAAGACCGTAAAAAGTTCCAAACGACCTACGAGCATGAGGAAGGAACAAATCCACTTTGCCAAGTCTGGTAGCTGTGCCCAAGACATTGTAGGACCAATTTCCATACCCAAAGTAGGGCCAACATTACCTAAAGAACTCAACGTAATCGTGATAGCATTCGTGTTATCAATACCAACCGCGATCATCGTAAAGGCACAGAAGAGTGTCAAAATAAGATAAAGTCCGATGAAACCTAAAAGTGTTACACGCTTTGACTGTGGTATATTCACTCCATCAACCTTCATTGGTAAGACAGCATTAGGGTGGAGTATCTGACGGAACTCATTGCGCACCACCTTTAATAACATCACACCACGAATACTCTTGATACCACCACTGGTAGAACCAGAACAGCCGCCAAAGAACATACATGCAGCCAAGACAACCCATGTTACATGAGGCCACTTGGCAGCATCATCGCTGAAAAGTCCTGTCGTTGTTATAAAGGAAACAACTTGGAAGAGCGCACTACGGAAGGCATGCTCTATCTCATAATGATTGCGATAAACAAGTTCAAAGGAGATAAAAATAGTAAACGAGAGTACCATTATGGTATAGAAACGGAACTCACTATTCTTTAATAACTTCTTGATATCCAATCCTACCACTGAGGCATACAACAATGTGAAGTTGACACCAGAAAGGAAGCAGAACAATGCACAGACATATTCTTCCGCTGGAGAGTGAAAGGTTGCTATAGAACCGCTCTCTGTTGAGAATCCACCCGTTGCCGTACTGGTCATGGAATAATTGAAAGCATCAAACCATCCCATACCACAGACCTTATAAGAAAGGATACAAGAAATGGTAAGCACTAAATAAACCACCCATATCCACTTAGCGCTTGTACTTAGTCGTGGGTGTAACTTACTCTTTATAGGACCTGTTGCCTCAGCCGCAAAGACTTTTACCGAGCCGCCCACCATAGAAGGAAGGATGGCTATGGTAAAGAATACAATACCTAAGCCACCAATCCATTGTGTTAGCGAACGCCAGAAAAGAATACCTTTAGGCAGATGTTCTGGATAGTCTATAATTGTAGCACCAGTTGTAGTAAAACCTGACATTGCTTCGAAAAAAGCATCAGTAAAACTCCCTATATAGCCACCAATCATAAAAGGAAGTGTTCCAAAAACCGTAAAGAGTATCCAAGATATCGTTACTACAAAATAAGCATCACGCCGTCCCAAAAGATTGTCTGCATTCCGACCTAACAATCGAAAGGCTGTTCCAGCAACTATTGTGATAAGAATACTCCAGACAAGGGGCATTATATCAATGCTATGATAAAATAATGCGACAAATAGACTACTGAGCATCAGTACGCCTTCTATCCATAACAAGGAACCAAGAATCTTGGAAATGAGTTTCAGATTGAGCATAGTTAAATAAACAATTTCTCCACCTTTTTCATATCAACATTATAACAGAAGACAACAACGGAGTCGCCAGCTTCAATCAGTGTATTACCAGAAACGAGCATACCTTCTCCATTCCTTACAAGTCCTCCAATAGTCATTCCTTTCGGAAGGTTTAGTTCTCTTACAACCTTTCTCGTAATCTTTGAATCAAGACTTGGCACAAACTCTGCCACATCAGAATTAATAGACATAAGAAACTTCACATTTGCTACATTTGCATCCAGCATCATCTGATAGATATGACTGGCAGCAAGAGCCTTCTTATTGATAATCGTACCAATGTCAAGTCCATCAGCTGTATTCACGTAATCAAAGTTCTCTACCGATGCAACAGTTTTGCGAACACCCAGTCGCTTAGCAGTCAGACAAGCCAAAATATTTGTTTCAGCATTAGAGGTCAAAGCCACAAAGGCTTGTGTATGACGAATACCTTCTTCTTGCAACAATCCAATATCACGTCCATCACCATTAATGACCAATCTATCTTCGCTAAAGGCATCGTTCAGAACCTCACAACGAGCAGGGTTCAACTCGATAATCTTCGCATTCATATATTCAGGCAGCATCTTTACGGCACGTGCAGCAGTCTTACCACCGCCCATAAAGATAACATTCTGTACATCAACATATTGTTCCTTACCGACAATCTTACGAATATACGGAATATACTGCTTTGTGGTCATAAAATAAGCCAAGTCATATAACTGCAAGGTATCATTACCACCAGGGATAATTGTCTCATCATTACGCTTGATAGCAACGACATGATAAGGATCATCTGGTCCACAGATATCCTTCAAAGGTCGGTCGAGTATCTCACAAGTCTCACGCAGTTTAATACCCAACATCACCAATGCACCATCATGCACATCCCAACGTTGGCGTACCCATGACATCTTCAAACCATTGATGATATCTTTTGCAGCAAGTATCTCTGGATAAATAATATCACTAATACCCATCTGACGGAACAATTCCTTATTATGTTCTTCAACATACTCAGGATTGTCCACACGTGCAACAGTCTTCTTAGCACCCAACTGATGTGCCATAACACAAGATGCGATATTAGCTGATTCACTTGGAGTAACAGCAATAAAGAGGTCGGTATGTTCCACACCAGCTTCTTTTAGTCCCTTTATATTTGTGGGTGAACATTCCATAGTTAGCAAGTCATACTCACTACTGATTTTCTCCAGATTCTCTGGATCCTCATCCATGAGTACAATATCTTGCATATTACGAGAAAGTAGCTTTGCCAAATAGGTTCCTATGGCGTATGCTCCTGCTATAATAATTTTCATTTCTTCTTCTTTTTCGTTTGAATGATGATGAGTGATAATATATCATTTAGCCTTAATTAGCTCTTTCTTGATACTCTCAATATCTATTCCACAGATTTCACGCAACTG
Protein-coding regions in this window:
- a CDS encoding TrkH family potassium uptake protein — protein: MLNLKLISKILGSLLWIEGVLMLSSLFVALFYHSIDIMPLVWSILITIVAGTAFRLLGRNADNLLGRRDAYFVVTISWILFTVFGTLPFMIGGYIGSFTDAFFEAMSGFTTTGATIIDYPEHLPKGILFWRSLTQWIGGLGIVFFTIAILPSMVGGSVKVFAAEATGPIKSKLHPRLSTSAKWIWVVYLVLTISCILSYKVCGMGWFDAFNYSMTSTATGGFSTESGSIATFHSPAEEYVCALFCFLSGVNFTLLYASVVGLDIKKLLKNSEFRFYTIMVLSFTIFISFELVYRNHYEIEHAFRSALFQVVSFITTTGLFSDDAAKWPHVTWVVLAACMFFGGCSGSTSGGIKSIRGVMLLKVVRNEFRQILHPNAVLPMKVDGVNIPQSKRVTLLGFIGLYLILTLFCAFTMIAVGIDNTNAITITLSSLGNVGPTLGMEIGPTMSWAQLPDLAKWICSFLMLVGRLELFTVLVLFSPAFWKEN
- the trkA gene encoding Trk system potassium transporter TrkA, whose product is MKIIIAGAYAIGTYLAKLLSRNMQDIVLMDEDPENLEKISSEYDLLTMECSPTNIKGLKEAGVEHTDLFIAVTPSESANIASCVMAHQLGAKKTVARVDNPEYVEEHNKELFRQMGISDIIYPEILAAKDIINGLKMSWVRQRWDVHDGALVMLGIKLRETCEILDRPLKDICGPDDPYHVVAIKRNDETIIPGGNDTLQLYDLAYFMTTKQYIPYIRKIVGKEQYVDVQNVIFMGGGKTAARAVKMLPEYMNAKIIELNPARCEVLNDAFSEDRLVINGDGRDIGLLQEEGIRHTQAFVALTSNAETNILACLTAKRLGVRKTVASVENFDYVNTADGLDIGTIINKKALAASHIYQMMLDANVANVKFLMSINSDVAEFVPSLDSKITRKVVRELNLPKGMTIGGLVRNGEGMLVSGNTLIEAGDSVVVFCYNVDMKKVEKLFI